The proteins below come from a single Asanoa ferruginea genomic window:
- a CDS encoding DedA family protein encodes METTRALAENLAFNPLDPKDLLHTFGLYGVWAILFAETGLLVGFFFPGDSLLFLAGVAATPVADAIFGDGTKISLAGLLIGAPVCAIIGAQLGHLLGARYGTRMFDKPDSRLFKREYVEKAEHYFQKFGPAKAVVLARFIPIVRTFLNPVAGVLGMPAKQFFVWNVVGAILWTDGIILIGYLLADRIYDAIGTHIDRYILPFVALIVLISILPIIIEIIRDRRARKRAKEMAIIGVSPVAGIAEAVEEKRRGSHRAP; translated from the coding sequence GTGGAGACGACGCGCGCCCTGGCCGAAAACCTCGCCTTCAACCCCCTGGATCCGAAGGACCTGCTCCACACCTTCGGTCTCTACGGCGTCTGGGCGATTCTGTTCGCCGAGACGGGGCTGCTGGTCGGCTTCTTCTTCCCCGGCGACTCGCTGCTCTTCCTGGCCGGCGTCGCCGCGACTCCAGTGGCTGACGCGATCTTCGGTGACGGCACCAAGATCTCCCTGGCGGGCCTGCTGATCGGTGCGCCGGTGTGCGCGATCATCGGCGCGCAGCTCGGCCATCTGCTCGGTGCCCGCTATGGCACGCGGATGTTCGACAAGCCCGACTCGCGGTTGTTCAAGCGCGAATACGTGGAGAAGGCCGAGCACTACTTCCAGAAGTTCGGCCCCGCCAAGGCCGTCGTGCTGGCTCGCTTCATCCCGATCGTCCGCACGTTCCTCAACCCCGTAGCCGGCGTGCTCGGCATGCCAGCGAAGCAGTTCTTCGTCTGGAACGTGGTCGGCGCGATCCTCTGGACCGACGGCATCATCCTGATCGGCTACCTACTGGCAGACCGGATCTACGACGCCATCGGCACCCACATCGACCGCTACATCCTGCCGTTCGTAGCCCTCATCGTGCTCATCTCGATCCTGCCGATCATCATCGAGATCATCCGCGACCGCCGCGCCCGCAAGCGCGCCAAGGAGATGGCGATCATCGGGGTCTCCCCGGTGGCCGGCATCGCCGAGGCCGTCGAGGAGAAGCGCCGCGGCAGCCACCGGGCGCCGTAG